A region of the Pseudomonas sp. J452 genome:
TGTGGATATTTTCCTGGTCGCGCAGGGCGTTCTGCGGCTTGAAGCCCAGGCGCTCCAGGTGCTGGCTGACCGCCGCACTCTGGTAGGCGCCGATGCGGTAGGCCTTGGCCTGCTCCATGTCGGTTGGGCGCGGGCCGCCGTCCTTGAGGCCGACCAGCACGCTCTGGTACTGGGCGATGGGGCCTACCCACTTGAACAGCGGCTTGCGCGCCTCGCTCAGGGAGGTGGAGAACAGGCCGTGGTTGGGGGTGGTCATGGCCTGCTTGTAGATGCGGTCCCAGGGGAAGCGCAGGGTCAGGCTGTAGTCGATGGCGGCGCGCTTGAACATCTCGCGCACGATGTCGGCGCTGATGCCCTGGATATTGGCGTCGCGGGCGAAGTTCTTGCCGTTGCTGGCCATGTTGAAGGGCGGGAAGTTCTCGGTGAGCAGCACCACCTTGTAGTCGGGCGGCAGCTGGGCCTGGCTCAGGGGGCTGAACAGCAGGCAGAACAACAGAGCGGCGCAAAGATAATGACGCATGATCTGGCACTCCTGTGAAACAGAGAGTCCCGCGCCTGCCACCTGGCGGCGCGGGGCCTATGACACAACGCAAGCGCCCGGAGCGGAGTCCGGGCGGCAGGGTTCTAGCGTTGTTGCAGCGTGTTGGCCGGCGTCTGGCTGGTCGCGCTGGACCGGGCAGTCAGCGGCCTCTGCGGCCAGGCGGCCGGATCCAGGTCGAGGTCGGCATAGGCCTGCGGATCCAGTACCGGCGACTGCACGCCAGCTTTGCGCTGGTTGTCGTAGTCGCGCATCAGGCGCAAGCCGGTCTTGAACAGCAGGGTCACGGCGGC
Encoded here:
- a CDS encoding substrate-binding periplasmic protein → MRHYLCAALLFCLLFSPLSQAQLPPDYKVVLLTENFPPFNMASNGKNFARDANIQGISADIVREMFKRAAIDYSLTLRFPWDRIYKQAMTTPNHGLFSTSLSEARKPLFKWVGPIAQYQSVLVGLKDGGPRPTDMEQAKAYRIGAYQSAAVSQHLERLGFKPQNALRDQENIHKLQRGRIDLWATSDPVWRVYAKEQGVEGLDTVLSFETSQLYLALNKDTPDEVVERLQQALEQMRREGYGSCTKNPQLC